The Oncorhynchus masou masou isolate Uvic2021 chromosome 14, UVic_Omas_1.1, whole genome shotgun sequence region TCCCCACATTCAGGACAATGTATTCCATTAGAAAGGCATAGTAGAGGATCAAAACGTTCACAAAAAACAGGCCCAGATAAAACATACAGGGAAGTTCGTTGAGGAGCGATTCCAACGAATCTAGTCGAGCATAAGTTTTGAGTGTCATAGAAAACTAATCCGGGAAAGTTTAGCTCAACTTGTTATGTTGACAAGGAGCAGGACAAGGACAGTGTCGTTGCTCTGAGACCAGCAGTAACATGGACAGTGTATTTGGAGTGTCCATTTCAGGGAAGACAGCAAGGATTTGTCCTGAAATGCCAGCTTTTGCAATAGCACAGCTATCAAGCGATAGACATTAGTTCGGAGGAACACGAAATAACCTATAACAACAAAAGAAAAAAGCCCGTTCAGCTCGACACCGCTAGTTCATGTAAACACAGTGTTAACTCGATGCATTCTTGATATTCTCTGAGAAGGTCGAAGGGAAAAAAACTGTTGCGTTATTTGCAACATGCCTGCGCTGGTTCGCTATTACCGGCCAACGACTATAGCGTTTTAATTATTATACAGGAATATGTTCTATCGATGGAAATACATTCGATAATCCAGACCTCCCGTTACATTTTCATGTCAACATTTCCGCTTACTGCATCAAAACAGTCCGACCTTACGGTCAAAACAGTACAGATACGTCTATATAGCTTAAGCATTTGATTGGTTCATTATAGAATACCGTCCTGTGAATGGTCAACTGAGACATCGATCACATTGATCCCGCCTTTTCATCGGTTTTGACCCATGTTCGCTTTTTGCGTCGATGGCTCCTCGCATTGgtatttgattggctgctgtgttCATCGTTGTAGGATGAAGACCAATCAACGTCCCCGaaatgttgaaaaaaaaaacagttcgATTTTTTTCCCCAAAATACTTTTGGGATTTGTAGTGTTTTGTAACTGTCATTTTAATGAAATTGTGTTACCGGAACACAACAAATAAACTTCATGTCCCAACATCCCCGGCACTAAACCAGTTACGTAACGCGTTATTCCTCACGAGCTACGTTCGGGTATGTCCCCTTCTCGCTTCGTTAGCCAGAGCTATTTGGTTAGCTAGATATTTTgttagctatatatatatatatatattggataCCTTGTACGGGATATATGGACGTGATGGGATTGATATAACAGGCAAAAAAACCTAAGCTAGCATCAACATCTTTTTTTAAAAGTGCAACTATGTTCGGTCGGTCACGGAGttggggaggaggacaggggaaaaCAAAAAATATTCATTCCTGGACCATCTCAAGTAAGTAACTAGCATAATTGCTAAGGTTACCCTgcgggggtgtattcattacgctCGTTCTGTTACAAAACGTTACTTAAACGGTAGCAACATTAAAGGAACGGGGAggaacctacctgaatttgtccaatttaAATGATAAGTTTCTGTTACAAAACGTTTGGTCGAATTAGCCAGCTAACCCCGATAGTTTACTAAGCTAACGTTAACATGGTTAGCATACCTAGCTAATCCACCTAGCTTGTACTGTAAAACCAAATGCGTTAGTTATCTAACGTTACTGTTGTTTCCTTGTCACAACTATGTGAACAATGTCAGATGTATATGACTGCTAcgaaacgttagctagctagctaactacatgaTGGGTGTCATTACTTGATGACAGCTAGAtatactaacgttagctagctacatgatgGGTGTCATTACTTGATGACAGCTAGATatcctaacgttagctagctacatgatgGGTGTCATTACTTGATAACAGCTAGATatcctaacgttagctagctacatgatgGGTGTCAGTACTTGATAACAACTAGGGccactaacattagctagctaactacatgaTGGGTGTCATTACTTGATACCAACTAGAGccactaacattagctagctacatgatgGGTGTCATTACTTGATGACAACTAGATATACTTACTACATGATGGGTGTCATTACTTGATAACAACTAGAGccactaacattagctagctagctacatgatgGGTGTCATTACTTAGCTAACATTAGTATATCTAGCTGTTACCAAGTACTGACACCcatcatgtagctagctaatgttagtggCTCTAGTTGGTATCAAGTAATGACACCCAtcgtgtagctagctagctaatgttagtatATCTAGTTGGTATTAAGTAATGACACCCATCATGTAGTAAGTATATCTAGTTGTCATCAAGTAATGACACCcatcatgtagctagctaatgttagtatATCTAGCTGTTATCAACTACATGATGGGTGTACATGACTACATGACTTGATGACAGCTAGAtatactaacgttagctagctaactacatgaTGGGTGCCATTATTTGATAACAGCTAGATATACTAACTACATGATGGGTGCCATTACTTGATAACAGCTAGATATACTAACGCTAGCTAACTACATGATGGGTGTCATTACTTGATAACAGCTAGATATACTAACTACATGATGGGTGTCATTACGTGTTAACAGCTAGCTATACTAACAACATGATGCGTGTCATTACTTGATTACAGCTAGCTATACTACCTACATGATGGGTCTCATTACTTGATGACAGCTAGATATACTAACTACATGATGGGTGTCATTACTTGATAACAGCTAGAtatactaacgttagctagctagctacatgatgGGTGTCATTACTTGATAACAGCTAgatatgctaacgttagctagccacaTGCTGGGTGTCATTACTTGATAACAGCTAGAtatactaacgttagctagctagccacatgATGGGTGTCATTACTTGATAACAGCTAGATATACTAACGTTAGTTTGAGTCCATACCATCCCCCGTCTAAGTGACGGTAAGCTAGTCATATTCTGTCGTCCGCGTCCGGAGTGGGTGTGCCAGTTCAAATTGACAGTGCGGTATAGCCACCAGATGTTTTACTGAAAAACAAAGTGTTTTCTACCATTGTCCATATTCTCTCAtcccttcctttcctcttctccctcttctccccctccctccttctctcctccctctaggtATATGTACCATGTCCTGACTAAGAACACCACGGTAACCGACAGCAACAGGAACTTGCTGGTGGAGACCATTCGCTCCATCACTGAGATACTCATCTGGGGAGACCAGAACGACAGCTCCGTCTTTGAGTAAGACTTTAACCACGACTCTAttttattctactctattctgttcTACTCCTCTATTCCTATCtattgtactatactctactctattaaACACtgttctattgtactgtactctactttattctactctattcctatctattgtactgtactctactttattctactctattcctatctattgtactgtactctactttattctactctattcctatctattgtactgtactctactttattctactctattcctatctattgtactgtactctactttattctactctattcctatctattgtactgtactctactttattctactctattcctatctattgtactgtactctactttattctactctattcttatctattgtactatactctactttatCCTGCTTTATTCTGCTCTATTctttgttctattctgttctactctactctattcctctctattgtactatactctacttaattctactctactttattctactctatactctactctatccctctctatactccactctattcctctctattgtactatactctacttcaTTTTACTTTACTTTATTCTACTCGAtactctattcctctctattgtACCAAACTCTACTTAATTctactctactttattctactctatattctactctattcctctctattgtACCATACTCTACTTAATTctactctactttattctactctatattctactctattcctctctattgtAACATACTCTACTTGATTctactctactttattctactctatactctactctattcctctctattgtactatactctacttaattctactctactttattctactctatactctattcctctctattgtAGCATACTCTACTTAATTCTACTCTAATTGATTCTACTCaatattctactctattcctctctgttgcaCCATACTCTACTTAATTctactctactttattctactctattctactctactcctGTCTATTGTACCATCCTCTACTTAATTctactctactttattctactctattcGTCTCTATTGTACCATAttctactttattctactctatATTCTAGTCCATTCCTCTCTATTGTACCACACTCTACTTAATTctactctactttattctactctattcGTCTCTATTGTACCATACTCTACTTAATTctactctattcctctctattttACCATACTCTACTTAATTCTACTCTAATTTATTCTACTCTATTCATCTCTATTGTACCATACTCTACTTAATTCTACTCTACTTAATTCTACTCTATTCCTTTCTATTGTACCATACTCTACTTAATTctactctactttattctactctGTACTCTTCTCTGTTCTCAGCTTCTTCCTGGAGAAGAATATGTTTGCGTTCTTCCTGAATATCCTTCGCCAGAAGTCCGGTCGCTACGTCTGTGTCCAGCTACTCCAGACGCTCAACATCCTGTTTGAAAATATCAGCCACGAGACGTCGctctgtgagtacacacacacacacacacacacacacacacacacacacacacacacacacacacacacacacacacacacacacacacacacacacactacacctgtGGTTTAGATGCCCCAGAGTTTTAATCAGCCTGAATAAGATATTTCAGTTGTATAACTgtgttctcctcatctctcctcctctagaTTACCTGCTGTCCAACAACCACCTCAACTCCATCATGTAACTGTGTTCTCCTCCTCTAGATTACCTGCTGTCCAACAACCACCTCAACTCCATCATGTAACTGTGTTCTCCTCCTCTAGATTACCTGCTGTCCAACAACCACCTCCACTCCATCATGTAACTGTGTTCTCCTCCTCTAGATTACCTGCTGTCCAACAACCACCTCAACTCCATCATGTAACTGTGTTCTCCTCCTCTAGATTACCTGCTGTCCAACAACCACCTCAACTCCATCATGTAACTGTGTTCTCCTCCTCTAGATTACCTGCTGTCCAACAACCACGTCAACTCCATCATATAACTGTGTTCTCCTCCTCTAGATTACCTGCTGTCCAACAACCACGTCAACTCCATCATGTAACTGTGTTCTCCTCCTCTAGATTACCTGCTGTCCAACAACCACGTCAACTCCATCATCGTTCACAAGTTTGACTTCTCAGACGAGGAGATCATGGCTTATTATATCTCCTTCCTGAAGACCCTGTCACTCAAACTGAACAACCACACTGTCCACTTCTTCTATAACGAGGTGAGGGGGGGGACTGGACAACTAccacgaggggggggggggggggactggacaACCACACTTTCCACTTCTTCTATAACGAGGTGAGGGGGGGGACTGGACAACCACACTGTCCACTTCTTCTATAacgaggtggggggggggggggactggacaACTACCacgaggtggtggtgggggggggggggactgggcAACCACACTGTCCACGTCTCCTATAAcgaggtgaggggggggggactggacAACCACACTGTCCACTTCTCCTATAACgaggtgagggggtggggggactgGACAACTACCacgaggtggtggtgggggggggactGGGCAACCACACTGTCCACTTCTCCTATAACaaggtgaggggggggggactgaaCAACTACCACGAggtgggggggtggggactggacaaCCACACTGTCCACTTCTTCTATAACGAGGTGAGGGGGGACTGGACAACTACcacgaggggagggggggggactggACAACCACATTGTCCACTTCTTCTATAACGAGGTGAGGGGGGGACTGGACAACCACACTGTCCACTTCTTCTATAACGAGGTGAGGGGGGACTGGACAACTACCACGAGGTGGTGAGGGGGGGGACTGGACAACCACACTGTCCACTTCTTCTATAACGAGGTGAGGGGGGGACTGGACAACTACCACGAGGTGGGTGGGGGGACTGGACAACTACCACGAGGTGAGGGGGGGGGACTGGACAACCACACagagtctactaaatgactcactactgtaagtgccTCTGGATAGTCTGTTACATGACTAACATGGAAATGtcgtgccctatatagggagtaaggggccataatgtagtgccctatatagggagtaaggggccataatgtagtgctctatatagggagtaaggggccataatgtagtgccctatatagggagtaaggggccataatgtagtgccctatatagggagtagggggccgtaatgtagtgccctatatagggagtagggggccgtaatgtagtgccctatatagggagtaaggggccataatgtagtgccctatatagggagtaaggggccataatgtgTGCCCTATATAGTGAGTGAGGGGCCATAATGtattgccctatatagggagtaaggggccataatgtagtgtcctatatagggagtaaggggccataatgtagtgccctatatagggagtaaggggccataatgtattGCCCTATATATGGAataaggggccataatgtagtgccctTTATAGGGAGTATGGGGCCATAATGtattgccctatatagggagtaaggggccataatgtagtgccctatatagggagtagggggcCGTAATGTAGTGCCatatatagggagtaaggggccacAATGtattgccctatatagggagtaaggggccataatgtattgccctatatagggagtaaggggccataatgtattgccctatatagggagtaa contains the following coding sequences:
- the LOC135554821 gene encoding dexamethasone-induced protein homolog; amino-acid sequence: MTLKTYARLDSLESLLNELPCMFYLGLFFVNVLILYYAFLMEYIVLNVGIVFLPEDMDQALVDLGVLSDPASVPYDTDTELDVFERYLE